The following are encoded together in the Syngnathus scovelli strain Florida chromosome 12, RoL_Ssco_1.2, whole genome shotgun sequence genome:
- the LOC125978303 gene encoding gonadotropin subunit beta-2 isoform X1, which produces MALQMLTLFLAAYGWWMHPTASNKLPGCHLTYQNVSLEKEGCLSCSLVETTICSGYCSTEYPIFYGFPSEEPQVCMYERVHHQQFELSDCLPGVDPVVKYPVALSCSCAACSILTSNCNEEPMEPTKPDLCAQIPAK; this is translated from the exons ATGGCCCTTCAGATGCTGACCTTGTTTTTGGCTGCCTACGGTTGGTGGATGCATCCTACAG CTTCTAATAAGCTGCCAGGATGTCACCTGACCTACCAAAATGTAAGCTTGGAGAAAGAAGGATGCCTCTCGTGTAGTCTCGTGGAGACAACCATTTGTTCTGGATACTGCTCCACAGAG TACCCTATCTTCTACGGCTTCCCTAGCGAAGAGCCTCAAGTGTGTATGTATGAGCGTGTGCACCACCAACAGTTTGAGCTGTCTGACTGCCTTCCAGGCGTGGACCCTGTGGTCAAGTACCCAGTGGCATTAAGCTGCAGTTGTGCAGCATGCTCCATCCTCACGTCCAACTGTAATGAGGAACCCATGGAACCTACCAAACCTGATCTCTGTGCTCAGATCCCCGCTAAGTAA
- the LOC125978303 gene encoding gonadotropin subunit beta-2 isoform X2, producing the protein MALQMLTLFLAAYASNKLPGCHLTYQNVSLEKEGCLSCSLVETTICSGYCSTEYPIFYGFPSEEPQVCMYERVHHQQFELSDCLPGVDPVVKYPVALSCSCAACSILTSNCNEEPMEPTKPDLCAQIPAK; encoded by the exons ATGGCCCTTCAGATGCTGACCTTGTTTTTGGCTGCCTACG CTTCTAATAAGCTGCCAGGATGTCACCTGACCTACCAAAATGTAAGCTTGGAGAAAGAAGGATGCCTCTCGTGTAGTCTCGTGGAGACAACCATTTGTTCTGGATACTGCTCCACAGAG TACCCTATCTTCTACGGCTTCCCTAGCGAAGAGCCTCAAGTGTGTATGTATGAGCGTGTGCACCACCAACAGTTTGAGCTGTCTGACTGCCTTCCAGGCGTGGACCCTGTGGTCAAGTACCCAGTGGCATTAAGCTGCAGTTGTGCAGCATGCTCCATCCTCACGTCCAACTGTAATGAGGAACCCATGGAACCTACCAAACCTGATCTCTGTGCTCAGATCCCCGCTAAGTAA